Proteins encoded by one window of Gambusia affinis linkage group LG17, SWU_Gaff_1.0, whole genome shotgun sequence:
- the LOC122846785 gene encoding uncharacterized protein LOC122846785 has translation MMSLQKEANPEEMKQLLRTTFYSQRKDINQGKSIQDVLEAWPVLFHDIGMAVHYKGLTGLGLKETFMKNMDMKGKRLLSYMNTVCVNKNKRFFQAQTKLKMLKGELDGYSEDVKELMLLLLCYFNENEEAMFFCVEDTCLAEEVQMENVSLTPTIIVCGQSCFHAKRFMLSVDQQIGNNNISCFISALCMMFGSYYCFNIHYPSGLASTLEFLQRCFFSINPDKGSKVEETRKDCL, from the exons ATGATGTCTCTGCAGAAGGAGGCCAATCCTGAGGAGATGAAACAATTACTGAGGACAACTTTCTACTCACAGCGCAAAGATATTAACCAGGGGAAAAGCATTCAAGATGTCTTGGAAGCCTGgcctgttttatttcatgacatTGGGATGGCTGTACACTACAAGGGACTTACTGGACTTGGATTGAAGGAAACCTTCATGAAGAACATGGATATGAAGGGGAAAAGACTGCTGAGCTACATGAACACTGTttgtgtgaacaaaaacaaaaggtttttccaGGCTCAGACAAAGTTGAAGATGTTAAAGGGAGAACTGGACGGTTACTCTGAAGATGTTAAAGAGCTGATGCTCCTACTTCTCTGCTACTtcaatgaaaatgaagaagcaATGTTCTTCTGTGTGGAGGACACATGCCTAGCTGAAGAAGTACAGATGGAGAATGTCTCCTTGACTCCCACTATCATTGTGTGTG GTCAATCCTGCTTCCATGCTAAACGATTCATGCTGAGTGTGGATCAACAGATTGGAAACAACAACatctcctgttttatttctgccctCTGCATGATGTTTGGGAGctattattgttttaacataCATTATCCATCGGGGCTGGCGTCTACACTGGAGTTTCTGCAGAG GTGTTTCTTCTCAATCAACCCAGACAAGGGCAGTAAGGTGGAAGAAACCCGTAAAGACTGCCTGTGA